CCGCAAAAACACGGGCCTCAGATTGATAAACATCAGGCATTACAGATACAACACCCCAACCAATAGGGCAAATCAACCAAGTTGATATAATAATATATCGACGTTTTATCCAGATCCCTTTTAAATAATCGAGTAGATCATCAAATAATTCTTGCATTCTAATTACTAACCTTCATTAATTATATTTTTCCATTGTCAGACAGATGTCCAACCTACATTAAGTTTAATCATTTTTAGAAGGTGATTTATGACCCTCTCGTTAGACTTAAAGGTTACTTTATTAAAACCAAGCTTCAGGAATAATAATGATATCCCCAGGTAACATGTCGATGTTGGCGCTAATATCGCCATCTTTTAATAATCCATCAATCATGATGTCGTATTGTTGCTGCTTACCATTTTCAATTCTCACTAGTACTGCGCCATTACCATTAGCAAACTCTGTTAAGCCACCTACTTGTATCATTACATCTAATAATGTCATGTGTTGAGTATAATTAATCGCTCGCGGTTGTGCCGCTTCACCAATAACACGTATTTGTTCGCTAAATGGGCCAACAAAACTGTTTACGGTAACTGTCACGATAGGATCTCTTAAATAGGTTCCTAATATATCTTCAATTGAGCGGGCTAGTTCAGTAGGTGTTTTACCCGATACTTCAATATCTTCAACCAATGAAGTGGTGATCATACCATCTGGACGTACAATAAATGAGCCTGAAACTTCAGGGTTACGCCAAACAAATATATTAAGCACATCTCCAGCGCCAATAAGATATTTGTAAGAATTTATATCGTCTGTATTAGAAGAGTGAAGTGTCG
The sequence above is a segment of the Colwellia sp. 20A7 genome. Coding sequences within it:
- a CDS encoding XrtA/PEP-CTERM system exopolysaccharide export protein encodes the protein MDKKFTKSLKVIVVLLLAQIISACSTNQLPTATLHSSNTDDINSYKYLIGAGDVLNIFVWRNPEVSGSFIVRPDGMITTSLVEDIEVSGKTPTELARSIEDILGTYLRDPIVTVTVNSFVGPFSEQIRVIGEAAQPRAINYTQHMTLLDVMIQVGGLTEFANGNGAVLVRIENGKQQQYDIMIDGLLKDGDISANIDMLPGDIIIIPEAWF